Proteins from one Syngnathoides biaculeatus isolate LvHL_M chromosome 8, ASM1980259v1, whole genome shotgun sequence genomic window:
- the bmp16 gene encoding bone morphogenetic protein 16: MLPANLLLLMVLLLPQTSSGGQGDTGEVDNGRLAGAAPFISEPQPSGFPPEPGLAQTIQSLLLRRLGLHSQPNPRPGVPVPRYLMDMYRFHQQQYHLLEDPSFSFPSQHVQQANTVRSFHHTEPLTAEDHKWGYISFNISSIPLDEKVLSAELRLLRTARTTSLGPGPHRLNLYLTGHRQDPRPTLLETRLLAAEPQSHTSGGLWEAFSLNAELFDLALNGADHLAFLLEVVPENSTGREAGEEHKGEHLRVCRSVGQDEHSWAQERPLLVTYSHDGRGEPLVKHSQRNLSGVPRKSWNRDQKWGHVKTYKMPSLGGQTGRVKRNGGRAAKLKRLSRNRCRRHPLYVDFNDVGWHKWIIAPSGYDAFFCLGECRFPLADHMNSSSHAMVQMLVNSVNGAVPRACCVPTSLSPIALLYLDPQDRVVLKNYQDMVVEGCGCR, from the exons ATGCTCCCTGCTAACCTCCTGCTCCTCATGGTCCTGCTGCTACCTCAAACCTCGTCCGGCGGCCAGGGTGACACCGGCGAGGTCGACAATGGCAGGCTGGCCGGCGCGGCGCCCTTCATTTCGGAGCCCCAGCCCAGCGGTTTCCCCCCGGAACCGGGCCTGGCTCAGACCATCCAGAGTCTGCTGCTGAGGCGCCTGGGACTGCATTCGCAACCCAACCCTCGGCCTGGCGTGCCGGTCCCCCGGTACCTCATGGATATGTACCGCTTCCACCAGCAGCAGTACCACCTGCTGGAGGACCCGTCCTTCAGCTTCCCCAGCCAGCACGTGCAGCAGGCCAACACCGTACGCAGTTTTCACCACACCG AGCCCCTCACAGCAGAGGACCACAAATGGGGGTACATCTCCTTCAATATTTCCTCCATCCCCCTGGATGAGAAGGTCCTCTCCGCCGAACTCCGCCTCTTGCGTACCGCTAGGACCACGTCCTTAGGCCCCGGCCCACACAGACTGAACCTGTACCTCACTGGGCACCGACAGGACCCGCGCCCCACCCTACTCGAGACCAGACTCCTTGCCGCTGAACCTCAAAGTCATACATCCGGCGGCCTCTGGGAGGCATTCAGTCTGAATGCAGAACTCTTCGATTTGGCCCTGAATGGAGCAGACCACCTTGCCTTTCTCCTAGAGGTGGTGCCAGAAAACAGCACCGGTCGGGAGGCAGGTGAGGAACACAAGGGCGAGCACTTGAGGGTGTGTAGATCAGTGGGGCAGGACGAGCACAGCTGGGCCCAGGAGAGACCCCTCCTGGTGACGTATAGTCACGACGGGCGGGGAGAGCCATTGGTCAAACACAGCCAAAGGAACCTTAGTGGGGTGCCCAGGAAAAGTTGGAATAGAGACCAAAAGTGGGGCCATGTTAAAACCTATAAAATGCCGAGTTTGGGTGGCCAAACGGGAAGGGTTAAACGTAACGGCGGACGGGCGGCCAAGCTCAAGCGCCTCTCCCGCAATCGCTGCCGCCGCCATCCCCTCTACGTGGATTTTAACGACGTGGGCTGGCACAAGTGGATCATCGCACCCAGTGGCTACGACGCCTTCTTCTGCCTGGGCGAATGCCGGTTCCCCTTGGCCGACCACATGAATTCTTCCAGCCACGCTATGGTGCAGATGCTGGTCAACTCGGTCAACGGCGCCGTGCCGCGGGCCTGCTGCGTGCCCACCTCCCTCAGTCCCATCGCCCTGCTCTACCTGGACCCCCAGGACCGCGTGGTGCTGAAGAACTACCAGGACATGGTGGTGGAGGGCTGCGGGTGCCGGTAG